Proteins encoded together in one Thermococcus barophilus MP window:
- the rfbB gene encoding dTDP-glucose 4,6-dehydratase: MRVLVTGGAGFIGSNFIRYILEKHKDWEVINLDKLGYGSKLANLKDIENDPRYTFVKGDINDFELVKGIIKKVDAVVNFAAESVAENEFVAIHRHGRIRLVTFGELFEELSKTNKVIRDGKHEIIDVSGKNIKVLSFYNGYGAWFPLKKIIRHYYKGKLICLRQKWGEIYVTPNHSVYDVFGNLVSAESNPELLAIRRINYYPHEHKFKSPISTRAERNGHLRVTLDKVYTGKKLEALLRLLAAYISEGNATYNKANGSYSVVINNRDRDWLELLAEDYMLISNGSYSITKRKDSVYQLELKSKEFYQMCTDLCGKNAPEKRLPDFVYGLDRKYQIMFWETLLKGDGTYRKWSRDKTAEYTTVSRRLAAGLGLLLALMGIDYTYYISKPRRGNYTSYTIRTRLFYNVSTGKRELIEVEYEGYVYDLEVEKSHNFIAGVGNIVAHNTHVDRSISNPYAFIESNVLGVYTILEAIRKYNPEVRLVHVGTDEVYGDIIEGSFTEEDRLMPSSPYSASKAAGDMLVLGYARTYNLNASITRCTNNYGPYQFPEKLIPKTIIRASMGLKIPIYGTGQNVRDWLYVTDHCEAVELVLEKGEKREVYNISAGEEKTNLEVVKTILKLMGKDEDLIEFVEDRPGHDLRYSLDSTKIREQLGWKPKHNFKEGIKKTVEWYLSNEWWWRPLVDEKVLHPTPWKLRW, encoded by the coding sequence ATGAGAGTATTAGTCACAGGAGGCGCTGGCTTCATAGGGAGCAATTTCATACGCTATATCTTAGAGAAGCACAAAGACTGGGAAGTGATAAATTTAGACAAGCTTGGCTATGGTTCAAAGCTGGCAAATTTGAAAGATATCGAAAATGATCCACGGTACACTTTTGTTAAAGGGGATATAAACGATTTTGAGCTTGTTAAGGGGATTATAAAGAAGGTTGACGCTGTCGTGAACTTCGCTGCAGAGAGTGTTGCGGAAAATGAGTTTGTGGCAATTCATAGGCATGGTAGAATTAGACTTGTTACTTTTGGAGAGTTATTTGAAGAGCTTAGCAAGACTAACAAAGTAATAAGAGATGGGAAACATGAGATAATTGATGTTTCAGGAAAAAATATCAAGGTGTTGTCATTTTATAACGGTTATGGGGCATGGTTTCCCCTGAAGAAGATTATCCGACATTACTATAAAGGAAAGCTTATTTGCTTACGTCAAAAATGGGGAGAAATTTATGTTACTCCAAATCACTCTGTGTATGATGTGTTTGGGAATCTTGTTAGTGCAGAATCAAATCCTGAGCTTTTGGCAATTAGGAGGATAAACTATTATCCCCACGAACATAAGTTCAAGAGCCCTATCTCAACTCGTGCTGAGAGAAATGGACACTTAAGAGTAACTCTTGACAAAGTGTACACTGGGAAGAAACTAGAGGCACTCCTAAGACTGCTCGCTGCTTATATTTCAGAGGGAAACGCAACTTACAACAAGGCAAATGGGTCATATTCCGTAGTTATAAACAACAGAGACAGAGACTGGCTGGAACTATTGGCTGAAGATTATATGCTAATTTCGAATGGCTCATATTCCATTACAAAACGAAAGGATAGTGTTTATCAGTTGGAACTAAAGAGCAAAGAATTTTATCAAATGTGTACAGACCTATGTGGCAAGAATGCTCCGGAAAAAAGACTTCCAGATTTTGTTTATGGGTTAGATAGGAAATACCAGATTATGTTCTGGGAAACGCTATTGAAGGGAGACGGAACATACAGAAAGTGGTCAAGGGACAAAACAGCTGAATACACAACTGTCTCAAGAAGATTAGCGGCAGGTTTGGGTTTGCTCTTGGCGTTGATGGGTATTGACTACACCTACTATATAAGTAAACCAAGAAGAGGGAACTACACCTCCTACACGATTAGAACAAGGCTGTTTTATAATGTATCCACTGGAAAGAGAGAATTAATTGAGGTTGAGTACGAGGGTTATGTATATGACTTAGAAGTTGAGAAGTCTCATAATTTCATCGCCGGTGTTGGCAATATAGTGGCCCACAACACTCATGTGGATAGAAGCATTTCAAACCCTTATGCATTTATTGAGAGCAATGTTCTGGGTGTTTACACTATTCTGGAGGCGATTAGGAAGTACAATCCGGAAGTTCGCTTGGTTCACGTGGGCACAGATGAGGTATACGGAGATATAATTGAAGGTTCCTTCACTGAGGAAGATAGGCTAATGCCCTCCTCTCCATATTCAGCAAGCAAAGCCGCTGGAGATATGCTGGTTTTAGGCTACGCGAGAACTTACAACCTGAATGCTTCGATAACAAGGTGTACCAACAACTACGGCCCTTATCAGTTCCCTGAAAAGCTCATTCCAAAAACAATAATCAGAGCAAGTATGGGTTTGAAGATACCAATTTATGGAACTGGTCAAAATGTTAGGGACTGGTTATATGTTACAGATCACTGTGAGGCGGTTGAGCTTGTTTTGGAGAAAGGTGAGAAGAGAGAAGTTTACAATATCTCAGCTGGAGAAGAGAAGACCAACCTTGAAGTCGTGAAGACTATATTAAAGCTCATGGGTAAGGATGAGGACTTGATAGAGTTCGTCGAGGACAGGCCAGGGCATGATTTAAGGTACAGCCTTGACTCAACTAAGATTAGGGAACAACTTGGCTGGAAGCCGAAGCACAACTTCAAGGAGGGAATCAAAAAGACAGTTGAGTGGTATCTGAGCAATGAATGGTGGTGGAGACCTTTAGTTGATGAAAAAGTCCTCCATCCAACGCCGTGGAAGCTGAGGTGGTAG
- a CDS encoding type II toxin-antitoxin system VapC family toxin, which translates to MKSKKKSRTSGKSSSSEVLLIDTSVLIDHFKKRTHLEGEERRKAFLRELRKLFKIEEIDDLVVLTYCKLYRALKRNGELIEDADLLIAATAIAKGYTLWTRNIKHFERLEKFGLRLFKG; encoded by the coding sequence ATGAAATCGAAAAAGAAGTCGAGGACTTCAGGAAAAAGTTCAAGTTCAGAAGTTCTTCTCATTGACACCTCAGTTTTAATTGACCACTTCAAAAAGAGGACACATTTAGAGGGCGAAGAAAGGCGTAAAGCGTTTCTCAGGGAGCTGCGGAAGCTGTTTAAAATAGAAGAGATTGATGATCTTGTTGTTTTAACTTACTGTAAGTTATACCGAGCCTTGAAGCGTAATGGCGAGCTGATTGAAGATGCTGATCTTTTGATTGCCGCTACTGCAATCGCCAAAGGTTATACTTTGTGGACTAGAAACATAAAGCACTTTGAACGTTTAGAAAAGTTTGGTTTAAGACTTTTTAAAGGGTAA
- the rfbC gene encoding dTDP-4-dehydrorhamnose 3,5-epimerase: protein MPFEFKRLEIPDVILIKPKVFEDERGFFMETYKKPDFEKAGIKGEFVQDNHSKSKYGVLRGLHFQKEPYAQAKIVRCIRGVIYDVAVDLRKNSPTFGKYVGVILSEYNKYMLYIPRGFAHGFVVLSDVAEVVYKVDNVYAPDYEGGLIWNDPDVNIQWPVENPVVSEKDKRWPTLKELIEKDELF from the coding sequence ATGCCTTTCGAGTTCAAAAGGTTGGAAATCCCAGATGTGATTTTGATAAAGCCCAAGGTCTTTGAGGATGAGAGAGGCTTTTTCATGGAGACCTACAAAAAGCCTGACTTTGAAAAAGCTGGAATAAAAGGAGAGTTTGTTCAGGATAATCATTCAAAGTCTAAATATGGAGTTCTTAGAGGATTGCACTTTCAGAAAGAGCCCTATGCCCAAGCAAAGATAGTGAGATGTATACGAGGAGTTATCTATGATGTAGCCGTCGATTTAAGGAAGAACTCCCCAACTTTTGGAAAATATGTTGGAGTTATTCTATCCGAGTATAATAAGTACATGCTCTACATTCCAAGGGGCTTTGCTCATGGGTTTGTTGTGCTGAGTGATGTTGCTGAAGTTGTGTATAAAGTGGACAACGTTTATGCGCCTGATTATGAAGGGGGCTTAATTTGGAATGATCCTGATGTAAACATTCAGTGGCCAGTTGAAAATCCAGTAGTTTCAGAGAAGGATAAAAGATGGCCAACTTTAAAAGAGTTAATTGAA